One part of the Lotus japonicus ecotype B-129 chromosome 2, LjGifu_v1.2 genome encodes these proteins:
- the LOC130737002 gene encoding uncharacterized protein LOC130737002: MNIDSISSITPSKVNWCLKLKIVRQWRLTHRGLPKSIEMVFMDEHGDKIHNVIGVLTKIGGLEEFTVNGKVVKLVRFDLSAVRTKIECVLIAHFVDEYIDFVSTGHALGVVVLIQLCRVKTRPAQLANHRLVLFPFFSAFVSLKFERSIVQTLTVTALSTMGHAKISHASQNAEARARRKLILSNKRSSTTTSKMNTTQASLPNSAEVSPFSKRTQTTNIPYPMSSTEARANRKSIMKRKRAYNKTDELQ; the protein is encoded by the exons ATGAACATAGACTCTATTTCAAGTATAACACCATCTAAGGTGAACTGGTGTCTAAAGCTGAAAATTGTTCGTCAGTGGAGGTTAACACATCGAGGGTTACCAAAGTCCATTGAGATGGTTTTCATGGACGAACACGGAGACAAAATTCACA atgTAATTGGAGTCCTAACAAAAATTGGAGGACTTGAAGAATTTACTGTGAATGGAAAAGTGGTGAAGCTGGTTAGATTTGACCTTTCTGCGGTAAG GACCAAAATCGAATGTGTATTGATTGCACACTTTGTAGACGAATACATTGATTTCGTCTCTACTGGTCATGCATTGGGTGTGGTTGTTTTGATCCAGCTTTGCAGAGTCAAGACTCGACCAG CTCAGCTGGCAAATCATCGGTTGGTTCTGTTCCCTTTTTTCAGTGCATTTGTGAGTTTGAAG TTTGAGCGTAGTATTGTTCAAACCCTAACTGTAACAGCTCTTTCAACCATGGGCCATGCAAAGATATCTCATGCATCACAAAATGCGGAAGCTAGAGCAAGAAGGAAACTAATACTTTCAAATAAAAGATCATCTACAA CAACATCTAAAATGAATACCACTCAAGCATCATTGCCTAATTCAGCTGAAGTATCCCCATTCAGTAAAAGGACGCAAACTACAAATATTCCTTATCCAATGTCTTCGACGGAAGCGAGGGCAAATAGGAAATCAATTATGAAAAGGAAAAGGGCTTACAACAAAACTGACGAGTTGCAGTAA
- the LOC130739365 gene encoding uncharacterized protein LOC130739365, whose amino-acid sequence MLRAAFTLLRLRHVQTPCIVGVRRLCSFSEGGASPNLNPDGYLYSESDARELFETWCNKYFKTYSSEEEKLFRFGRFRETLEWCNRENQKIDNPNLYYGTYEHADQTEEEYLIRSGGWGPCFCPEDAAEEDKA is encoded by the coding sequence ATGCTGAGAGCCGCTTTCACTCTCCTCCGTCTCCGCCACGTTCAGACTCCTTGTATTGTCGGCGTCCGTCGTCTCTGCTCGTTCTCCGAAGGAGGCGCAAGCCCCAATCTCAATCCAGATGGTTATCTCTATTCTGAATCGGATGCCAGAGAACTGTTCGAAACCTGGTGCAACAAATATTTCAAAACATACTCTTCGGAAGAGGAGAAACTCTTCAGGTTTGGTCGCTTCAGGGAAACTCTGGAATGGTGCAACCGCGAAAACCAGAAAATTGATAACCCAAATCTGTACTACGGCACCTACGAACATGCTGATCAAACAGAAGAGGAGTATCTGATACGCTCTGGGGGTTGGGGGCCCTGTTTTTGTCCTGAGGATGCTGCTGAGGAGGATAAGGCATAA